The proteins below are encoded in one region of Helianthus annuus cultivar XRQ/B chromosome 2, HanXRQr2.0-SUNRISE, whole genome shotgun sequence:
- the LOC110916181 gene encoding uncharacterized oxidoreductase At4g09670 has translation MAETPSTPIRFGILGCADIARKVSRAITLSPNSTIHAIGSRSLEKATKFAANNNFPQHAKIYGTYDAVLDDPDVDAVYVPLPTSLHIKWAVLAAQKKKHILLEKPVALNVGEFDEILKACEVNGVQLMDSTMWMHHPRTAKMKNFLSDLDKFGELRSIHATFTFAADQDFLENDIRVKPDLDALGALGDAGWYCARAILWANDFNLPKSVTALPGTIFNKAGVIISCGAALHLDDGKVATLHCSFLANLTMTIVASGTKGSLHLNDFVIPFEEKQGTFTTATESGFTELVTGWAPLPSQHTVMTDLAQEVRMVTEFARLVKSVKNDGAAVEKLWPTLSRKTQFVLDAVKISVEKGGETVSLS, from the exons ATGGCAGAAACCCCCTCAACCCCAATCCGATTCGGCATCCTAGGCTGCGCCGACATCGCTCGCAAGGTCTCAAGAGCAATCACCCTCTCCCCCAACTCCACCATCCACGCAATCGGCAGCCGATCACTCGAAAAAGCCACCAAATTCGCCGCCAACAACAACTTCCCACAACACGCCAAAATCTACGGAACTTACGACGCCGTTTTGGACGACCCTGACGTTGACGCTGTCTATGTTCCGTTACCCACCAGCCTGCACATCAAGTGGGCCGTGCTTGCGGCCCAGAAGAAGAAACATATTCTGCTTGAGAAACCTGTGGCGTTGAATGTTGGTGAgtttgatgagattttgaaagcGTGTGAGGTTAATGGTGTCCAGTTGATGGATTCTACTATGTGGATGCATCATCCACGCACGGCTAAGATGAAGAACTTTCTTTCGGATTTGGACAAATTCGGGGAGTTGCGATCG ATTCATGCAACCTTTACCTTTGCTGCTGATCAAGACTTTCTTGAAAATGACATCCGTGTGAAGCCTGATCTTGATGCTCTCGGTGCACTTGGAGACGCAGGATGGTATTGCGCTCGTGCAATATTATGGGCCAATGATTTCAACCTGCCCAAATCCGTAACCGCGTTACCAGGAACCATATTTAACAAAGCAGGAGTTATCATATCCTGTGGGGCCGCTTTACACTTGGACGACGGCAAAGTTGCAACGCTTCACTGCTCGTTTCTCGCAAATCTAACAATGACCATTGTCGCTTCAGGAACAAAAGGTAGTTTGCATTTAAATGACTTTGTTATCCCTTTTGAAGAGAAGCAGGGTACGTTCACGACCGCAACCGAATCGGGGTTCACCGAGTTGGTGACCGGGTGGGCCCCTTTACCAAGTCAGCATACTGTCATGACTGATCTTGCACAGGAAGTTCGTATGGTTACTGAGTTTGCGAGGCTGGTCAAAAGTGTTAAGAATGATGGTGCGGCTGTTGAGAAACTGTGGCCAACGTTGAGTCGGAAAACACAGTTTGTGTTGGATGCAGTGAAGATTTCAGTTGAGAAAGGTGGTGAGACTGTGAGTTTGAGTTGA